Proteins encoded by one window of Mustela erminea isolate mMusErm1 chromosome 7, mMusErm1.Pri, whole genome shotgun sequence:
- the LONRF2 gene encoding LON peptidase N-terminal domain and RING finger protein 2 has product MSPEPVPPPPPPPQCPGCDCGEPFAKRLEKGDEAFRAGEYEMAAELFRSMLAGLAQPDRGLCLRLGDALARARRLPEALGAFRGAARLGALRPEELGELVGSLACALGRREWRLQDGRPGRAPEEPREEQPASAPVAPRDLLGCPRCQRLLHKPVTLPCGLTVCKRCVESGAARPQARRVNVVLNGLLEKCFPAECRVRRLAGQARTLQRQQQPEAALLRSDQALDLAPRDNSLLLLRAELYLTMKNYEQALQDANAVCQNEPLLTKGHHMKAQALSGLGRSKEALKEFLYCLALNPECNSVKKEAQKVMCEVFFPASENTHQNLTSSIQSRILNSRLKAQCASHVNTQPLEEGSGAGGSKNASEKSDVFRNTNSSVLYFILGLHFEEDKEVLESILPVAPSTGLKRQFPDDLEDMHELNGPGKVPKKEADSSPQRNMTSNVGESPELSIDVTDFECALCMRLLFEPVTTPCGHMFCLKCLERCLDHAPHCPLCKEKLSELLASRNFNITILAEELIFQYLSDELSDRKRIYDEEMTELSNLTRDVPIFVCAMAFPTVPCPLHVFEPRYRLMIRRCMETGTKRFGMCLSAEHAGISEYGCMLEIKDVRTFPDGSSVVDAIGISRFKVLSHRHRDGYNTADIEYLEDEKVEGPAYEELTSLHDSVYQQSVSWFTSLQDHMKEQILSHFGLMPDREAEPQSNPSGPAWSWWILAVLPLERKAQLAILGMISLKERLLAIRRILVIITRKMNSRQELVNSRERNN; this is encoded by the exons ATGAGTCCCGAACCggtcccgccgccgccgcccccgcctcaGTGCCCCGGCTGCGACTGCGGGGAGCCGTTCGCCAAGCGCTTGGAGAAGGGCGACGAGGCCTTCCGCGCCGGCGAGTATGAAATGGCAGCGGAGCTCTTTCGCTCGATGCTGGCCGGGCTGGCGCAGCCCGACCGCGGCCTGTGCCTGCGGCTGGGGGACGCGCTGGCTCGCGCGCGCCGTTTACCCGAGGCCCTGGGCGCGTTCCGTGGCGCCGCGCGGCTCGGGGCGCTGCGGCCCGAGGAGCTAGGGGAGCTGGTGGGCAGCCTCGCGTGCGCCCTGGGCCGGCGCGAGTGGCGGCTGCAGGATGGGAGGCCGGGCCGCGCCCCCGAGGAGCCTCGTGAGGAGCAGCCGGCCTCTGCGCCCGTCGCGCCCCGTGACCTGCTGGGCTGTCCGCGCTGCCAGCGGCTGCTCCATAAGCCGGTGACCCTACCGTGCGGGCTAACGGTGTGCAAGCGCTGCGTGGAGTCGGGGGCGGCCCGGCCGCAGGCCCGGCGAGTCAACGTGGTGCTCAACGGCCTGCTGGAGAAGTGCTTCCCGGCCGAGTGTCGTGTGCGCAGGCTGGCGGGCCAGGCGCGGACTCTGCAGCGCCAGCAGCAGCCCGAGGCCGCGCTGCTCAGGAGCGACCAGGCTCTGGATCTGG CTCCTAGAGATAATTCGTTATTGCTGCTGCGAGCAGAGTTATATTTAACCATGAAGAACTATGAGCAGGCTCTCCAGGATGCCAATGCAGTTTGTCAGAATGAACCTCTCTTAACTAAG GGACATCATATGAAGGCTCAGGCTCTTTCTGGATTGGGAAGAAGTAAGGAAGCATTAAAGGAGTTTCTCTACTGCCTTGCTTTAAATCCTGAATGTAACTCAGTGAAGAAAGAAGCACAGAAg GTAATGTGTGAGGTATTTTTTCCAGCTTCAGAAAACACGCATCAGAATTTGACATCTTCCATCCAAAGCAGAATATTGAACAGCAGGCTAAAGGCTCAGTGTGCCAGCCATGTAAACACCCAGCCTCTGGAAGAAGGCAGCGGTGCTGGGGGTTCTAAG AATGCATCTGAGAAATCTGATGTGTTTAGAAATACCAATTcttcagttttgtattttatactgGGTCTGCACTTTGAAGAGGATAAAGAAGTGTTAGAGAGCATCCTTCCAGTAGCACCCAGCACTGGTTTAAAGAGACAGTTTCCAGATGATTTGGAGGACATGCATGAGCTGAATGGCCCTGGGAAAGTACCCAAGAAAG aGGCAGATTCCTCACCTCAAAGGAACATGACCTCTAACGTAGGAGAAAGTCCAGAGCTCTCCATAGATGTAACTGACTTTGAGTGTGCCCTCTGCATGAG GTTGCTTTTTGAGCCTGTTACTACAccatgtggacatatgttttgcCTGAAATGCCTGGAGCGCTGCCTTGACCACGCCCCACACTGTCCACTGTGTAAAGAAAAACTCTCAGAA TTGTTGGCAAGCAGAAACTTTAATATAACTATTCTGGCTGAAGAATTAATATTTCAATACTTATCTGATGAACTCTCTGATAGGAAGAGAATTTATGATGAAGAAATGACAGAACTATCAAA TCTGACGAGAGATGTCCCCATCTTCGTGTGTGCCATGGCCTTCCCCACCGTCCCGTGTCCACTTCATGTCTTTGAGCCCCGCTATCGGCTTATGATAAGAAGATGCATGGAAACTGGCACCAAACGGTTTGGCATGTGTCTGTCTGCTGAGCACGCAGG AATTTCGGAGTATGGCTGCATGCTGGAGATTAAGGATGTCAGAACATTTCCTGATGGGAGTTCGGTTGTGGATGCCATTGGGATTAGTCGGTTCAAAGTTCTAAGCCACCGTCATAGAGATGGCTATAACACAGCTGACATCGAGTATCTCGAAGATGAAAAG GTGGAAGGTCCAGCCTATGAAGAACTTACCAGCCTTCATGATTCAGTTTATCAACAGTCGGTTTCCTGGTTTACTTCACTTCAGGATCACatgaaagaacaaattttaagCCATTTTGGGTTAATGCCAGACAGGGAAGCTGAGCCTCAG